TTTAAAAGCTCCCTTAAACTTAGACAGTGGctagcaataaaaatattaataccttAACTCACCTACTAACCCTACTAACACCATTCTAACTAGGGCAGGCTGGccttttaaataggactgtgTTTTGCCTGCtggcaagaaccaagctgggaGGGAAGGGGGCCTCCTGGCCCCCCATAGAAGGGCTCCCCTAGAAGGACATTCAAAATGCCCGCAAGGTGTCCTGAGAGCAGCCCCTGGGGCCCTCAGTGTGCCCCCCACGGTGCCAGGGCTGGGCCCCCCGCTCTCCCCCAACCCATGACCCCTGCCGCCTGTATCTCGtccgcccagggccaacggacgccccctccctccccgggcggagctTCGGCGCCACACACAAGGGGAGGCCAGCCGTGGCCGCCAGAACATGGCCAACCTGGTTTTGGACTGCAAACATAGGCATGTAGGGACCCCCTTTTATTTATGTAAGGCCACCCACCCAGGGGACCTGGTTAAAGGGGATCCTCTATTCTTAAAGtaaggcctatagagatctcctatccagaaactaaggcggcctggcctatagagatccccttttgttaaactaaggtggcctggcctatagagatctcttgttgttaaactaaggtggcctggcctatagagatctcttgttgttaaactaaggtggcctggcctatagagatctcttgttgttaaactaaggtggcctggcctatagagatctcctattcTTTAAGGTAACGCCAGGCGAtgtggagatccctggttcttttaacccttaaggccaaccgtggggagatccctggttcttttaacccttaaggccaaccgtggggagatccctggttcttttaacccttaaggccaaccgtggggagatccctggttcttttaacccttaaggccaaccgtggggagatccctggttcttttaacccttaaggcctgcCTGGGGAGATATCCTATTCTTTTTTCATGAAAAGTCGGGTATagaccttctcttttctctcccgtTTCATGTGCCTGGACTCCCGGAGGGCTCCTGCCGGACACCGTCTCCCATCGGCCGAGAGGGATCCTTCCTGTTTGGAAAGCATCTGCTACACAGGTAAAAAGAAGATTCCGGGAAGGAGATTCCTACAGCGGAGCCCTAAAGCCAGGTGAGACGTTCCTTCCAACCTCCACGGctgctttgcacacacacacatgacacacacatgacacacacacacacgcatatacagCTGGGGGCCCTCAGGGACTCTCCCCCCAATAGATCGGGGACTCCCACTCCGGCAATTGGCCATTGGAAATGCCTTGAAGCAGTTTGGGGCTTCCGGCCAAGCGCTCGCAAAGAGAACCCATTCAAGGTATACGTGGAgccccttttatttattatttattgacagcatttctattccgcccttctttctcaccccaaaggggactcagggcggatcacatgacacatataggcaaacattcagtgccttttaacatagaacaaagacaaacaaacataagctccgagcgggtctcgaactcatgacctcctggtcagagtgattcattgcagttataattgcagctggcttcctctcccgcctgcgccacagcccgggccaaccttgataaaaagggcctggcacgtggaaaactctatttgtaaggcaaaccctcgttaaaggaggtttgcaattaatttaaaaccaggcttctgagggacccgctgcgtttaaagccaaacctagcaggtgggaacctCTCTTGTTGGATAAAGGAGATCCCCTCTGGTTAACGTAAGGGGAGGGACCCTCCATttttaataggatgcctggcaGAATCTTAACCTCAATGCAGGCCTATGGGGTCCAGCCTTATTCTCAATGACTGCATAGCCAGGCATGAAGGGACCCCATATTATTAATTTGAAGCCTGGTAAAAagagatttatgtatttatttatttactacatttataccccgccctcttttcccttaaaggggactcagagcggcttacaagttatatttatatacactatctcattagcatagcacaatattagcattatatattactacattgcactataccactatatagaaatattgttagcaatattacatttaaaatataatatgtaattaatattattgtatcattgttagtattatattgcttaatttatttatttatttatttattagatttatatgctgcccttctcaccccgaaggggactcagaacggcttaaaaattaaatttacatacaatattatattattagcatagtacaatactggcaataaattactatattgtactatatcaatatatggtagtattattagtaatattacatgcaaaatataatatataattaatattattatattgtattattagtatatcgtattacaatataatattatgaatatatgtatatacaatatgttgtaattattatatattaaattttatatatatatatatatatatatatatatatatatatacacacacacacacacacacacacacacacagtagagtctcatttatccaacataaacgggccagcagaatgttggataagcgaatatgttggataataaggagggattaaggaaaagcctattaaacatcaaattagtttatgattttacaaattaagcaccaaatcatcatgttatacaacaaatttcacaaaaaaagtagttcaatatgcagtaatgctatgtagtaattactgtatttatgaatttagtaccaaaatatcatgatgtcttgaaaacattgtctacaaaaatgcgttggataagcgagtgttggataagtgagactctactgtatataaaaattagaatagcatgttattaGGGGAGGAGCATCTTAATTATTAGATGTCAGTATTAGTCATTAGATGTTAATATTAGttattcatattagtatcaatattacattaatatacaatagagcaggggtccccaaactaaggcccgtgtgcgggatgcggcccatcgaagccatttatccggcccccacagcacaacccttattattattattattattattattattattattattagcattgaggctgggtggccatctgtcaggggtgctttgcttgtgctttcggtgcacaaaggcagaaagggattggactcaatggccaaccCTTCCAAccctcataattattattattattattattaattattattattattgcttggtggccaactgtcagaaccctgctactagagcctggatgtggctctgagtttcagggtcactgacattgataagacacctgcgtcccaggactcggaggagaaacggctgatggacttggcggggaatttgcgcggggttttactgagcgggaagagactgttcaaatgagggggagggtatataaaggagggttggccggagcctcccattcttggcttttctgatgttcatgtttcctacagtaaaagttcctggtgataccacaaagagtctcgtgtgttcattcaggagcggctgtggtgagctgacactaagccaagaatacggacaccatcccgctgtagcggtgaggtgtaacatgcaagtggaggatgaagagctcttgggcgccggaggaggaaggtcggaaagggccactcccgagacggacgctgagttccaccagctggcggccctggcgtcatccaccgcttatgcccagccaaatggggtaacccagaggcgcggagtggtgcggggagatagcaccggaggagaggaaggttcaccttccccaggcccgcaaaagatggtgtttctggaggagaggatgtcggcgatggagaccaccctggcagtgatgtcgagggcgatggagcgcctggcggttttggcggagccggagcgaggaagggaactccgggctagctcaatgtgggacgtgagcatgggaagcagccagggctttgcagacctcccagcaccgaagggaagggaaatgcgaaaggagcccggtgcccggcccaagatccaaacgagcctgacgcgggtggaggagagtgacgacgaaggggaaaagcctccgagaatcccggctacgctcccaactgagaccctggtgcccctggcgaatgccgggcgtggcacaggacaaagggaagcagcagcggggcccactggcccgcaagggggcttgcgacgggcggaggattggggattgccaccacagggacccctaccgagacgagaggaactaaggatcgagtttgggggagagtcctctgaactggattttttcctgaccacggtgaggggctatatggaggacaatgcccacacttttagaacggaatccagccgggtacgggccattggtgcagtgttgaagaggggagcggccagctggtacgttcaactacacgcgcggcgcgacccgtgtctggggtcactccgacgctttatgggggccctggagacccgtttccgagatccactggagcagatccgggcgagggaggagttgaagaccgtctcccaggggcagaggtcggtatctgagtatgcggaggagttccaatgcctcgctgaaaaggtgccggaatggtctgcagtgacaaagatagaactcttcaaagaggggctcaggcgggagatcctctcctgggcggtgcatcgtgatgagcctgacacactgcgcggatggattcagctggcggggcgcatcgagacatcgctggcccaggcgaggaggcaccgaggagggctacagcagcggccgcagatgaaagaggggagccggaaggagggatcaaccccagccgggaggagaacggagccgacagggaacgtgagcaccagcaggaggggctgcttcgtgtgcggccgtttgggccacagggctgccgagtgctggcagagaaaaggggaaggcggaggcccgcccaaaccaagagccgttgcagggaaacgcgccgagggaGAActaccgatgaggcaccactcgggggggttggtaagtcaggacaaagccatgttagtggtccccattcagctggaaagtggcagcaaacaagcaacctgcaaagcatttgtggattgtggatgttccaggaacatcatctcccctgaattagccgagggattgggatgcgaaagaacgaacctagaatccccaatagctttttcgcagttggacggatccacagcatcgggatcattagctaagtacagtgccgaagatgtaaagtgtaagatagggagttgggaaggaaaggtgtcatttgtgatatcacaaatagccagctataatgttatactaggcatgccatggctggggcaggccaacccgcaaatcaactgggaggataagagcatgatcttcaggatgaagttggaaggagggagccaggaagtggaaagggagccggggaaaaggggggaggaagactctatcaggatagcagaactggcagataaattacccccagagtatcgggattttgtggacgtatttgatgagaaggaagcagacagtttcccaccgaagcggagagttgaagtgaagatagagctagtcccaggagcagagcttcctaaggcaaaaatatacccaatgtcggctagggaaaaggaggaactgagaaaatacattgataaaaacctagcgaggggtttcatagagccttcaaattcccctctaggggcgcctgtgttgttcaggcgcaaaaaggaccaaacgctgaggctctgcattgactacaggggcctgaatgcaatcagttctggaaataaataccccctacctttagtgaaggacttgatcgcccagttatcggagggacagatattcactaaattggacttaattgaagcgtaccataaattgcagattaaaccagaggacaggtggaagacggccttctcctgtgcattcggattattcaattatcgtgtgctccctttcggtttgtgcggcggaggcgccgcgttcatgcaattaatcaacgaagtgttgcatccattgttgtacaagggagtctttgtttttttagatgacatattgttagtatctcggactaaggagcaacacatagaactagtcagggaagtcctgcaaaagttgagagaagcaaaactgtatgcgaagcttgccaagtgcgagttcaataaagaccagatagactttctggggtataggatttcctcccagggagtggcgatggaccctgcgaaggtagaagacgtgagggggtgg
This genomic window from Anolis carolinensis isolate JA03-04 unplaced genomic scaffold, rAnoCar3.1.pri scaffold_7, whole genome shotgun sequence contains:
- the LOC134293199 gene encoding uncharacterized protein LOC134293199, whose translation is MFMFPTVKVPGDTTKSLVCSFRSGCGELTLSQEYGHHPAVAVRCNMQVEDEELLGAGGGRSERATPETDAEFHQLAALASSTAYAQPNGVTQRRGVVRGDSTGGEEGSPSPGPQKMVFLEERMSAMETTLAVMSRAMERLAVLAEPERGRELRASSMWDVSMGSSQGFADLPAPKGREMRKEPGARPKIQTSLTRVEESDDEGEKPPRIPATLPTETLVPLANAGRGTGQREAAAGPTGPQGGLRRAEDWGLPPQGPLPRREELRIEFGGESSELDFFLTTVRGYMEDNAHTFRTESSRVRAIGAVLKRGAASWYVQLHARRDPCLGSLRRFMGALETRFRDPLEQIRAREELKTVSQGQRSVSEYAEEFQCLAEKVPEWSAVTKIELFKEGLRREILSWAVHRDEPDTLRGWIQLAGRIETSLAQARRHRGGLQQRPQMKEGSRKEGSTPAGRRTEPTGNVSTSRRGCFVCGRLGHRAAECWQRKGEGGGPPKPRAVAGKRAEGELPMRHHSGGLDEGEEDAMSEPCY